The DNA segment TTAGTCGCATGCTCAGAGTTTAAGTTGAACAGTCCTGCACCAGAGTGAGTATCGATATAGTCGAAGACTTTATCTTTTTGGCCTAAATAATCTAATATTTCCACTTGCACAATATGCTTGAGTACATCGGCAAAATTACCGGCATGAAAAGAGTGGCGATAGCTAAGCATAGAGATCCCTAGGTGAGTGTAATAAAGGTGGCGTTAGTATTGAATTATTATAGCGAGTAATACAATCAATAACCCGTAATGATTGTTTAAAAACGCTTTAAAGCAATTATCCCGGTCTCTATTTTTAATTAAATGTTGTTGGTAGATGAATGAACCAGCTGCAAAAATAAGACCTAAATAATAGAACATATTAAATTGCTGAATTTGTCCAACTTTAACCAGTAGAGTCAGAACCAAAATTTGTAATAAGGCGATTATCACTTTGTCTAGTCGGCCAAAAATAATTGCGGTCGATTTGACTCCTATAAGTAGATCATCATCTTTGTCTACCATGGCATACATAGTGTCATAGGCAATAGTCCACAGAACATTAGCGAAAAACATTAACCATGCTGTAGAAGGAATGCTTTGTTGAGTTTCTGCAAACGCCATGATCATGCCCCAACTAAATGCGGCGCCTAATACCACCTGTGGAAAGTGAGTAAAACGTTTCATAAACGGGTAGCTTGCTGCCAATATTACAGCAATTACTGATAAACCAATGCTGTACCAAGAGAGCGTCAACACAAGCGCTAAAGCAACAACTAATAACGTAAAAAATAAGGCTATTGCTTCTTTAGTTGTCATTAGCCCACTAACCAAGGGGCGTTGTTCAGTTCGTTTAACTTTTCCGTCTACTTTTCTATCGGCAAAATCATTAATTACACAACCGGCGCTGCGCATAATAAATACACCCACAGCAAATACTATGGTTAGATGCCAACCTGGAAATCCTTCAGCTGCAACATATAGTGCCCAAAATGTTGGCCAAAGCAATAAATAGGTACCTATGGGTTTATCCATACGAGTAATTAATTTAGTGGCTTGCCAAGAGGGGAGTATTGCTGACATTGATTGTTCCTGAAGACTAACATTTAAAATTATTATTTGTGCTTATATTATATCAACCTTAATAAGAATACGAACCACTGTATTTATTATCTTTAATAAAAAGTGGCTAAGTAAAAACTTAGCCACTAAATTAACTGTTTTTATAGAGATCGATTAACGACTCGTTATCAAGATAACTTTAGGTGAATTGTTCATTCTCTGTTGTCTGGCTAAATCAATGATCTTTATTTCTTCAGCATCTAAACGATATTTTTTCAACGCCCGTTTATTGATGAATTCAAAGGTGTCTTTGGCATTGTATTGAGCGGTAAATTTAACTAAATCTGTGTCGTTACATAGTATGTCATCGCTTGCAAAACTTGTACGACCATACATACCTGTGTGAATTCCAGCCATCATCCCCAGACGACTAATATACAATTTAGTTTTCTTTAAGTCGTTGCTGACGGCTGCTACGCATAGTTTAGTAGCAATAGTGTTGTCTCCCGCCTCAAACGTAATATTTTGGTTAGCATAAGCCTTAAATGTTAATAACAGGAAAACGCTAATAAATAATAAACCTTGTGTTAAAGCCTTCATAATTAATCTCTCCATGTAAAAGGTGATTAAATTCTAGGCGTTACATCGGATCTATTATGATTAAAATAGAATTTTTTTATGATAATTTTTAGAGGGATAGTATGTCTTTGAAATATTGGTGTTTTAGATAGAATCAGTAACGCTTGTGATGTTTCTGAATATTTTAATCATGTTTTCAAGTAAGCTCTAGCGCTTGGCAAAAATACTTCTGCTACCATTAAAGGCTTATCTTCAATAAAAAATAGCGAACGTCGGCCCCATAAATTTTGCTTAACTTGTAAATTTAACATCGCGGCTAATTCACACACTCTTAGGCTAGGTTCAATTTCAGCTACTTCAACCACTTCGCGATGCAATTTAGGGTTATTAAACAATACCTGACCTAATGGCTGCTCTCCTAAACTTGCTAATGCTTGTTGTTCGCCGGTTAAACTTTTTAAGGGCAATAGACTTCGAGCAAACACATGCGGTACATCATCACAAAATAGTATTACTTCTCGAACCAATACTTGTTCGCCAAGAATTATGTCCGCATTCGCTTCATGTGATTGGCAAGCTTCTACGCGTTGCCCTAACACATGTACTTTAAAATCATTGCAGTGACTTTTAAGACGAGCCGTGAGTGATGTCGGATCTAATAACCAATCATTTAATCGTGGCGTTTGTGGTGCATGTTTAGCGCTTACCCAGTTAACATCTAGACCGATGGGAAACTGCTTTGTTAATTCAAACATAGTTAATTAATTTTCTTTATTTTAGTCATTTGAGTAACAAACAAGGCATATAATACTCCCGAAATTAAACCCACTAAATGCGCTGTATTAGCAACATTAATCGGCATAAACTCGGTATAACCTAACACTAACCAAAATAGCATAAAGCCAATTATGGAGTTAGATAAACCAATTCCTTTATCTGGATTTAAATAACCATACCACCAGACGAAACCTACAGTGGCATAAACAACACCAGAAAGACCGCCAAAATTTGGGCCTGACATATAAAATTGAGCAACATTAGAAAGTACAGCAGAGCCAATAAATAATAGTATGATCTTATTCAGTCCCAAGTTCTTTTCTATTTGACCACCAAGTTGCCACCACCACATAGTATTAAAAGCAATGTGCAATAAAGAGTAATGGAACAAGGCCGGAGTGATCAGCCGCCAAGGTTGAGCTGCAGTTTGGCTTATATCTCCTGCTTGGTTGAATATAACCAATTGATACAAACTATTGCCGAATAGCAAGAATGTTGCGGCAAATACCAACCAACAAAGAATAAAAATACCTATGGTGAAAGGACCAGCTTGAGCCAAAAAATTAGCTTTAATTTGCTTAGTCAGACCTGAGCTACCATTGAGTTTGACCGACTGACCACTTTGCCAGGCAGACTGTTGATATTTTGGATGATTAGGCTGTCTAATGAATTGTTCAAATTCATACTTTGCTCTATCTATTTCTTGTGAATCACAAAGAATTGCCCAACCATCAAGGGTTTGATTATCGTTTAAGGCTGGTTTGATCTCACAGTTAATATTGATACTTTTTAAGTAATCAGCAAAGATCAAAGCGATGGATTTTTGTTCTACGTTAACCAATATTTGCATTTAAGATTGCACTCTAGTTATGCTTTTTCGATATGTTGCGGATAGCTGTTAGCCCATAATTCAAATCCACCATCTAGTGAGTAAACATCGGTGAAATCTTGGCTAATTAAAAACTGTGCGGCCTGTTGGCTGGATATACCGTGATAACAACATACAACGGTAGGCGCATCAAAATCAGCTTCTCGTAAAAAGTCGCTCAACACATCGTTGGTTAAATGGATTGCTCCGGGTATATGACTAGCCGCATATGAATTAGCATCACGAATATCTACAACCACATGTTCTTTGGTAGGTAAACCATTTACTACATCGGCCACATTAATGTGTTTGAAGGTGCTGTCGTTTGATAACACAATATTCTCTTTATTTGTTATGAAAAATGTCGTTAAAGTGATTTTAACAAAAAAAGCCTGTTGAGCTAGTAAAAACTCAACAGGCTTGAATAAAAAACGCTTTAACCTAAATTTTCCGGTTAATCCCAGCTAAGAATAACCTTACCAGAGTTACCTGATAACATGGCGTCAAAGCCTTGTTGAAACTCATCAATAGGGAAGTGATGGGTAATAATAGGCGATAAGTCGAGCCCAGATTGAATAAGGCTAGCCATTTTATACCAGGTTTCAAACATCTCACGGCCATAAATACCTTTGATGGTTAAGCCTTTAAAAATAACCTTGCTCCAATCAATTGCCATGTCTTGCCCTGGAATACCGAGCATGGCAATTTTACCGCCATTGTTCATGTTCTCTAACATGTCGGTAAAGGCCATAGGCACGCCAGACATTTCCATGCCAACGTCAAAGCCTTCGGTCATGCCAAGCTCATTCATAACATCTTTCAGGTTTTCGTTTGCAACATTTACTGCGCGGGTAGCACCCATTTTACGAGCTAAGTCTAAGCGGTATTCGTTAATGTCTGTAATGACTACGTGGCGAGCGCCAACATGTTTAGCAACCGCTGCAGCCATAATGCCAATAGGGCCTGCACCTGTAATAAGCACGTCTTCACCGACCAAATCAAATGAAAGGGCGGTATGTACCGCATTACCAAACGGGTCAAATACAGCAGCTAAATCGTCAGAAATTTCATCAGGTAATTTAAATGCATTGTAGGCAGGTATTACCAAATATTCAGCAAATGAGCCGGTGCGGTCAACGCCAACACCAACAGTATTACGACATAAATGAGTGCGGCCACCACGACAGTTACGACAATGGCCACAAGTGATATGACCTTCGCCAGAAACTCTATCGCCTACATTGAAGCCCTTAACCTCTTGACCCATACCAACCACAACACCGGCATATTCATGACCGACAACCATAGGTACTGGAATGGTTTTTTGTGACCATTCATCCCAGTTGTAAATATGAATATCGGTACCACAAATTGCGGTTTTGTTGATTTTAATGAGTAAGTCGTTATGACCAACTTCTGGCTTTGGTGAATCAGTCATCCAAATGCCCGGTTCAGCCTTTAGTTTTGCTAATGATTTCATTTTATAATCTCTAATTTAAGCTTATTAAATTACGCCCATTTCTTTACCAATACGGGTAAATGCTTCAATGGCTTTATCGAGCTGTGCTTTTGTATGAGCCGCAGAAATTTGTGTGCGAATTCGGGCTTGGCCTTTTGGTACCACAGGGAATGAGAAGCCAATAACGTAAATGCCTTCGCTAAGTAAACGGTTTGACATATCTGCTGCAACCTTTGCATCACCTAACATTACTGGCACAATCGCGTGGTCTGCTCCGGCACAGGTAAAGCCGGCTGCTTCCATATTGTTACGGAAATAAGCAGCGTTATCTTTTAACGTTTTACGCAATTCACCACCTTGGGCTAACATATCAATTACTTTAATTGAGGCTGTTACGATTGCTGGTGCTAATGAATTCGAGAACAAGTACGGACGAGAACGCTGACGTAACCATTCAATAACTTCTTTACTTGCAGATGTGTAACCACCTGAAGCGCCGCCCATGGCTTTTCCTAAGGTACCTGTAATGATGTCAACTCGGTCCATTACTTCACAGTATTCGTGTGAACCACGACCATCTTCACCAACAAAACCTACCGCATGTGAGTCATCTACCATAACCATTGCATCGTATTTGTCGGCTAAATCACATACACCTTTTAGATTGGCAATTACGCCATCCATTGAGAATACGCCGTCAGTAGCAATTAACTTAAAACGTGCTCCGGCTTCATTGGCAGCAATTAGCTGTTCTTCTAATGCGGCCATATCGTTATTGGCATAACGAAAACGTTTTGCTTTACATAAGCGAACACCGTCAATAATGGATGCATGGTTAAGAGCATCCGAAATTATGGCATCTTCAGCGCCTAATATTGTTTCAAATAAACCGGCGTTGGCATCAAAACATGATGAATAAAGAATAGTGTCTTCCATACCCAAGAAGTTGGATAGCTTGCCTTCCAATGTTTTATGAATATCTTGTGTGCCACAAATAAAACGTACCGATGCCATGCCAAAACCGTGGTCGTCCAAACCACCTTTAGCTGCATTAATAAGCTCAGGATGATTGGCTAAACCTAAATAGTTATTGGCACAAAAGTTAATTACTTCTTCGCCACTGCTAACTGCTATATCGGCTTGTTGAGCAGTAGTGATAATTCGTTCAGCTTTGTACAGGCCCTCTTCTTTAACTTGATCTATTTGTTGTTGAAGGTGGTTAATAAAATTAGATGACATATTAGCCTCAGTTAAATCATTTATTTAAAAAACATGATTAGTAATTGTAGTTTCTTGCGAGCATTTTGCTGCATTTTTTAATGACACATATTATTCACCTATCAGACTATAAAAAAAAGTTTACAGATGTTCAAAATGCCTTATAATCATTGCAAATTGACACCTTGCTGTGTCAATTTGCAATGTCGGTTTTTAGTTTCATATAAGGTAATTGATGAATGATCAGTGAAAAAGACGAAGAGTTGCTTTCCATTCTTAGATGTAATGCCAGGGCGAGTGTTTCAGATATCGCCAGAGCGTTAAATGTTTCAAGAACAGCCATACAAAACCGTATAAATAAGCTTGAAAGTAATGGTGTGATTAAGTCATACAGCGTTGAATTAGGCAGCAGTTACACCAAAGATTTAATTACCATAAATGTATCTTTGAAAGTTAACCCAAATTTGCGTGAGAAAATTTGCATAATTTTAAGAAAAATACACCAGATAAGCCATATCTATTCAATCAGCGGGGAGTATGATCTGCTTGTTGTTCTGCAAATCCAATCGCTTAAACATCTTACGGCAATATTGGATAATATTTGTCATTTAGAAGGGGTAGAGCGAACGAACTCTTCAATTATTCTTGATGCAATATTTGAAAGATAATACTAATTCCGATAATTTATTAAGCTAATTCAGTCCGTTGTTAGTATGATGATAACGGCTCATTTATTTAGAAGAAAACACATTGAACAAAGAAAAGCTGTCTTTACGCCTATATCAAATACTTATTTTATTGCTTGTACCAGTGTTATTATTGGTTCTCATCGTTCGCTCGTTTTCGCAACGAGAATACCGTCAGCGCTTAACTGAGCGATTTGGCTGGTTGCCTTCAAATATAAAGCCAGGCGGTATTGTTGTACACGCGGCTAGTGTAGGTGAAGTAATAGCCGCTAAACCTTTTATTGATAAGTTATTAATTACTTATCCAGATTTACCTATTACTGTAACCACGTTTACGCCGACAGGCTCAGCGCAAGTAAAAAAATTCTACATTGATAAAGTACAGCATTGTTATTTGCCATTAGACATTTCATTTTGTGTGCATTTATTCTTTCGATTGTTAAAGCCCAAAGCTGTAGTGCTTATGGAAACAGAGCTATGGCCAACACTTATTCAACGCTGCTATAAATCTAACGTTGAATTACTGTTAATTAATGGTCGTTTATCAGAAAAATCTTTAAAAAATTACAAAAAACTGTCGTGGTTAATTAGACCTGCATTGAATAAATTTTCTGCCATATTGTGCCAAAGTGCAGATAATGCCGAACACTTTATTGAAATGGGGGCTAATGCCGATTTAGTTAAAAATTCTGGTAATTTAAAGTACGACATAAGTGTTACCGATGAACTGCAAAATAAAATTTCACAGCTGCAAAAATTCATTCCTGAACATAGACGATTACTGGTTGTAGGCAGTACACACCAAGGGGAAGAATTACCCGCACTTGCTGCGTATAAAAAGTTAAAAAACGACAACCCTGAATTGCTTTTGGTGCTTGTTCCTCGCCACCCTGAACGTTTTTCTACGGTAACAAAACTGTGTGAAGAGCAAGGTTTTAAAACCGTTACGCGCAGTTCTAAACAACCGATAATTGATGACCATGAGGTTTGGGTAATCGATACGTTAGGGGAATTGTTATCTGTGTATGCGCTGGCTGAGATTTGTATTGTTGCCGGCAGCTTTTCTGATGTTGGTGGGCATAATCCACTGGAACCGGCGTTATTTTCTAAACCTGTTCTTGTTGGTGAGAACATGGCAAATTTTAAAGAGATCACACAAAAACTAACAGTAGCCAATGGCATAGTGCAGTTAGAGCAAAACAGCGAACTTGCCGTTAAATTACATTGTTTATTAACTGATCAAGAATTAGCAATAACGATTGGCAAAAATGCACTTGGTGTAGTTCTTGCCAATCAAGGTGCTACAGATAAGAGTATTGAAACCTTACAAAGTTTGCTTAAGTAACTATATTCTTGCTGTTAGTTCAATAACCTAAAGCAGGTAGCTCAGGCTATAGAAGTACATGTACTCAAATATGTTATTAACCTAGTAAGTAAACTCTTCATCAGCTTTTTTTTGTGCAGCACGTTCAGCTTGTTCCTTTTTTTCTTCAGCAAGCTGCTCTTGAATTAATGCTTGTAATTCGGCTTCAATTTTTTGCTCTTTTTGTTCTGAAGAAAGAGTGGTTAAATTTTCAACATCAACGTCATAAGCGTCAAGCAATCTACGTCGCTCTTGTGCTTTTATTTGTTGCTCATTCATCGCGGGAGGAAAAGGTAAACCAAGTTGCCTGCGAATAAAGTCTTCAACATAGACAATTTCGTGTCGATTTCCCTTCCAATAATAGTGATAACCATGGCCAACACTATTGTAAAACACCGTCTCTACATTTTTACCTAGCTGTTGTAAACGATATTTCATTCTATTGGACTGTTCAAAATGAGCGATAGTATCTTTTTTCCCCGCAATTAAGAGTACTGGTACATTAATGTCTTCAGCCAAATAAAACGGTGATACTTCTTTTAATGACTCTTTATATCCACCGATCACTTTGTCTAACGCTTGACGGCGTTCATCACTATAAACTTGATTGTTTGCATTATATAAATGTGGCAAATCGTAGATACCATATTTTGCGACAATGCATTGATAATCTTCAGGGTGTTTAATTGCAAGCATCATTGCTGAATAACCGCCATAACTAGTGCCAATAGAACACATTTTTTCGAACTTATGTTCTTTTCTAACCTGTTTCACCGCGGCGGTTATATCGTGTTCGATCAATTTACCAAACTCGCCACGCCCCTCGTTCATAAATTGTTTACCGTAACCGGAAGAACCACGAAAATTAACCTTGAGCACCGAATAGCCACGGTTGGTAAAATACTGCGTTTGTGCGTCGTATATTGCTAAATCTCTGATCCCAATAGGGCCACCATGTGGATTCACTAACAGCACCCCATTACTATAACCAACTGGTTTAGTTAATAATGCTTCAATGAATACGTCAGGCTCGACTTCTACCTGAAACACCTCAGTAGGACTAAGTTTATAAGGCGCTAAAGTAGTACGTTTTTCGGTAATAAATATTGCCTTTTTAGTATCAGCTTGAAAGAAATAAAACTTTCCCGGATTGGTAGAACTAAATGTTTTAATCAACTTATAATTGTCATCTAGGCTAGATTCAATGACTGACACCTGCTGGTTTTTAAAGGATTTTTTTAAACTTTTAGCTAAATCTGTCTTTTCTTTGGCAAAATAATGACTATTTGGAATGCCCTCTTCGAGAAAGCTTACATAATTTACGCCTTGATGCATTTTATTTAATTTAGCATCAATTAAATCATAATTTGGGTGTTGGTAAATTACTTTACCAAGCGTCTTTGTTGTTATGTCAAACTCAACTAATGAAGTTCGGTCCAAATTTTTATTGGTTAAAACTGCAAGTGTCCCCTCATTTAAAAAGCCAATGGGGATAAACTGATTTTCAGCATTAATATCATAGAATTTTTTCCACTTATCTTTAGATGTTAACTGGTACCAAAATTCTATTTGGTCATCGTTTTTGATTGCAGCAATTAGAGCTTTGTTCACATCATCATAAATATAATGAAAGGCTTCGTTGAGGGTGTTTTCAACCTCTATAGCTTCATCATAGTTACTTACAGCTAACTGATCTGTCGTTATTTTATACAGCTTAAATCTAGGGTATTTTTGCTTTTTAGTGACGTTGCGAGCGAACAGAACGGTGTCTTCTTCATTTGGTAATGTTGAAACCATAAAGCCACTAACCCCTAAGGACTGCCAAATACCTTCAGGTTTTTCACCATCATCCTTTATGTTAATAAAGCCTCTTCGCTTTTTCATCTGTAGGTATACAGTATCATTGTCAACCCATTGATAATTTTCAACGTATGAACTCCGTTTTCTATCCATACGAAACATCGGCACACTAAGTCTTTTTTGCGGGTCAATGAGCCTTACGATATTGAAGCGTTTCATGTGCTCATAAGAGAAAATATACTTACCATCGGGGCTTAATATCATCGAATAAACTTGCGATGATTGCATAATATCTTCTACTGGTATTAATTTGTATGGCTTGGCGATTACGTGGTTGCTTAACAAAGTCACTACTATCAGACTGATACGCAAAACTACTAAATTTAAGCGGCTCATTATTCACTATCCTTTTTTGCTGGCTGTGAATTAATTAACTCAAAGAAGTTCTCTTCGCCGGGGCCAGAATATGTCATCGGATGATTCAGTAAAATGTTGGAGAATTTATCTTCCATAAATTCAAGTGCGATAGATGAGTTATTGTTTAAGGACATTCTTGAGGCAACGTAGTACCAAACAACATAGCTATTCATTTTCAAATGGCCAGCGTAGTTTATTTTGTTTTCTTCTACAGTAAACGCCCAAATATCGTCTTCGAAATCTTTAAGGTAAGCGTAATTATTAAATGTGACCTTACTGATCTCATATTGACCAACAGGTAGAGGAACTAATATGTAATTACTGCCAGATTTTAAATCTTTTTCAGACAGCGCAATGCGTTTGGTGCCTGTTAATATGATTTCTTGGAGTGATCGGTTAGTGTCAACGGCGAGCAGTAAATATCCCTGTTTTTCTTGTAGAGCAACCTCACTCTCCTGATCAATACTTTCAACTTTTGTTGCGCAACTGCTTAATACCAGCATGCACAAAATCAAACT comes from the Thalassotalea nanhaiensis genome and includes:
- the glpG gene encoding rhomboid family intramembrane serine protease GlpG yields the protein MQILVNVEQKSIALIFADYLKSININCEIKPALNDNQTLDGWAILCDSQEIDRAKYEFEQFIRQPNHPKYQQSAWQSGQSVKLNGSSGLTKQIKANFLAQAGPFTIGIFILCWLVFAATFLLFGNSLYQLVIFNQAGDISQTAAQPWRLITPALFHYSLLHIAFNTMWWWQLGGQIEKNLGLNKIILLFIGSAVLSNVAQFYMSGPNFGGLSGVVYATVGFVWWYGYLNPDKGIGLSNSIIGFMLFWLVLGYTEFMPINVANTAHLVGLISGVLYALFVTQMTKIKKIN
- a CDS encoding Lrp/AsnC family transcriptional regulator, with the translated sequence MISEKDEELLSILRCNARASVSDIARALNVSRTAIQNRINKLESNGVIKSYSVELGSSYTKDLITINVSLKVNPNLREKICIILRKIHQISHIYSISGEYDLLVVLQIQSLKHLTAILDNICHLEGVERTNSSIILDAIFER
- a CDS encoding chorismate--pyruvate lyase family protein, with the protein product MFELTKQFPIGLDVNWVSAKHAPQTPRLNDWLLDPTSLTARLKSHCNDFKVHVLGQRVEACQSHEANADIILGEQVLVREVILFCDDVPHVFARSLLPLKSLTGEQQALASLGEQPLGQVLFNNPKLHREVVEVAEIEPSLRVCELAAMLNLQVKQNLWGRRSLFFIEDKPLMVAEVFLPSARAYLKT
- a CDS encoding glycine C-acetyltransferase gives rise to the protein MSSNFINHLQQQIDQVKEEGLYKAERIITTAQQADIAVSSGEEVINFCANNYLGLANHPELINAAKGGLDDHGFGMASVRFICGTQDIHKTLEGKLSNFLGMEDTILYSSCFDANAGLFETILGAEDAIISDALNHASIIDGVRLCKAKRFRYANNDMAALEEQLIAANEAGARFKLIATDGVFSMDGVIANLKGVCDLADKYDAMVMVDDSHAVGFVGEDGRGSHEYCEVMDRVDIITGTLGKAMGGASGGYTSASKEVIEWLRQRSRPYLFSNSLAPAIVTASIKVIDMLAQGGELRKTLKDNAAYFRNNMEAAGFTCAGADHAIVPVMLGDAKVAADMSNRLLSEGIYVIGFSFPVVPKGQARIRTQISAAHTKAQLDKAIEAFTRIGKEMGVI
- the tdh gene encoding L-threonine 3-dehydrogenase; the encoded protein is MKSLAKLKAEPGIWMTDSPKPEVGHNDLLIKINKTAICGTDIHIYNWDEWSQKTIPVPMVVGHEYAGVVVGMGQEVKGFNVGDRVSGEGHITCGHCRNCRGGRTHLCRNTVGVGVDRTGSFAEYLVIPAYNAFKLPDEISDDLAAVFDPFGNAVHTALSFDLVGEDVLITGAGPIGIMAAAVAKHVGARHVVITDINEYRLDLARKMGATRAVNVANENLKDVMNELGMTEGFDVGMEMSGVPMAFTDMLENMNNGGKIAMLGIPGQDMAIDWSKVIFKGLTIKGIYGREMFETWYKMASLIQSGLDLSPIITHHFPIDEFQQGFDAMLSGNSGKVILSWD
- the glpE gene encoding thiosulfate sulfurtransferase GlpE, coding for MLSNDSTFKHINVADVVNGLPTKEHVVVDIRDANSYAASHIPGAIHLTNDVLSDFLREADFDAPTVVCCYHGISSQQAAQFLISQDFTDVYSLDGGFELWANSYPQHIEKA
- a CDS encoding alpha/beta hydrolase family protein, giving the protein MSRLNLVVLRISLIVVTLLSNHVIAKPYKLIPVEDIMQSSQVYSMILSPDGKYIFSYEHMKRFNIVRLIDPQKRLSVPMFRMDRKRSSYVENYQWVDNDTVYLQMKKRRGFINIKDDGEKPEGIWQSLGVSGFMVSTLPNEEDTVLFARNVTKKQKYPRFKLYKITTDQLAVSNYDEAIEVENTLNEAFHYIYDDVNKALIAAIKNDDQIEFWYQLTSKDKWKKFYDINAENQFIPIGFLNEGTLAVLTNKNLDRTSLVEFDITTKTLGKVIYQHPNYDLIDAKLNKMHQGVNYVSFLEEGIPNSHYFAKEKTDLAKSLKKSFKNQQVSVIESSLDDNYKLIKTFSSTNPGKFYFFQADTKKAIFITEKRTTLAPYKLSPTEVFQVEVEPDVFIEALLTKPVGYSNGVLLVNPHGGPIGIRDLAIYDAQTQYFTNRGYSVLKVNFRGSSGYGKQFMNEGRGEFGKLIEHDITAAVKQVRKEHKFEKMCSIGTSYGGYSAMMLAIKHPEDYQCIVAKYGIYDLPHLYNANNQVYSDERRQALDKVIGGYKESLKEVSPFYLAEDINVPVLLIAGKKDTIAHFEQSNRMKYRLQQLGKNVETVFYNSVGHGYHYYWKGNRHEIVYVEDFIRRQLGLPFPPAMNEQQIKAQERRRLLDAYDVDVENLTTLSSEQKEQKIEAELQALIQEQLAEEKKEQAERAAQKKADEEFTY
- the waaA gene encoding lipid IV(A) 3-deoxy-D-manno-octulosonic acid transferase, whose amino-acid sequence is MNKEKLSLRLYQILILLLVPVLLLVLIVRSFSQREYRQRLTERFGWLPSNIKPGGIVVHAASVGEVIAAKPFIDKLLITYPDLPITVTTFTPTGSAQVKKFYIDKVQHCYLPLDISFCVHLFFRLLKPKAVVLMETELWPTLIQRCYKSNVELLLINGRLSEKSLKNYKKLSWLIRPALNKFSAILCQSADNAEHFIEMGANADLVKNSGNLKYDISVTDELQNKISQLQKFIPEHRRLLVVGSTHQGEELPALAAYKKLKNDNPELLLVLVPRHPERFSTVTKLCEEQGFKTVTRSSKQPIIDDHEVWVIDTLGELLSVYALAEICIVAGSFSDVGGHNPLEPALFSKPVLVGENMANFKEITQKLTVANGIVQLEQNSELAVKLHCLLTDQELAITIGKNALGVVLANQGATDKSIETLQSLLK
- the ubiA gene encoding 4-hydroxybenzoate octaprenyltransferase, which produces MSAILPSWQATKLITRMDKPIGTYLLLWPTFWALYVAAEGFPGWHLTIVFAVGVFIMRSAGCVINDFADRKVDGKVKRTEQRPLVSGLMTTKEAIALFFTLLVVALALVLTLSWYSIGLSVIAVILAASYPFMKRFTHFPQVVLGAAFSWGMIMAFAETQQSIPSTAWLMFFANVLWTIAYDTMYAMVDKDDDLLIGVKSTAIIFGRLDKVIIALLQILVLTLLVKVGQIQQFNMFYYLGLIFAAGSFIYQQHLIKNRDRDNCFKAFLNNHYGLLIVLLAIIIQY